A section of the Coleofasciculus sp. FACHB-T130 genome encodes:
- a CDS encoding VOC family protein, which yields MATKIFVNLPVKDLNQSVEFFTKLGFSFNAQFTDETATCMIVSDDIFVMLLTHDKFKTFTPKEICDATKSTEVLVCLSSDSREKVDEMVRKAVAAGGSTYNEPQDHGFMYAHGFQDLDSHIWELVYMEPSAINQG from the coding sequence ATGGCTACTAAAATTTTCGTGAATCTGCCTGTAAAAGACCTGAATCAGTCTGTTGAGTTTTTTACGAAACTTGGCTTCAGTTTTAACGCTCAATTTACTGATGAAACGGCGACTTGCATGATTGTCAGCGATGACATCTTCGTGATGCTATTAACTCACGACAAATTTAAGACGTTTACTCCGAAAGAAATTTGTGATGCAACCAAAAGCACAGAAGTCCTGGTTTGCTTATCTTCTGACAGCCGAGAAAAAGTCGATGAAATGGTTCGCAAGGCAGTCGCCGCTGGTGGATCAACTTACAATGAACCACAAGACCACGGTTTTATGTACGCACATGGGTTTCAAGATTTAGATAGCCACATTTGGGAACTTGTCTACATGGAACCTAGTGCAATAAATCAAGGTTGA
- a CDS encoding DevA family ABC transporter ATP-binding protein, giving the protein MSLQPVISIHNLDHYFGQGQLRKQVLFDISLEINAGEIIIMTGPSGSGKTTLLTLVGGLRSAQSGSLKVLGQELCGANPTALVQARRHNGYIFQAHNLHGSLTALQNVKMGLELHRDISPHQMRQRSAEMLEQVGLGNRINYYPADLSGGQKQRVAIARALVSHPKLILADEPTAALDSKSGREVVSLMQTLAKEQGCTILLVTHDNRILDIADRIVHMEDGHLISDTAKVAAVI; this is encoded by the coding sequence ATGTCTCTTCAACCTGTCATCTCTATTCACAACCTCGATCACTACTTTGGTCAAGGTCAACTACGCAAACAAGTTTTATTTGACATCAGTTTAGAAATCAATGCTGGCGAGATTATCATCATGACCGGCCCTTCTGGTTCCGGCAAAACCACACTGCTTACTTTAGTTGGTGGACTGCGATCTGCCCAATCGGGTAGTCTCAAGGTGTTAGGACAAGAACTCTGTGGTGCAAATCCGACAGCACTGGTACAAGCGCGACGGCACAATGGTTATATCTTTCAGGCGCACAACTTGCACGGTAGCTTAACGGCACTCCAGAACGTCAAGATGGGCTTAGAGTTGCACAGGGATATTTCTCCACACCAGATGCGCCAGCGCTCAGCCGAAATGCTAGAACAGGTAGGATTGGGAAATCGGATCAACTACTATCCTGCCGATCTGTCGGGTGGACAAAAGCAACGGGTAGCGATCGCCCGCGCCTTGGTAAGCCATCCCAAACTAATTCTTGCTGACGAACCGACTGCTGCTCTCGATAGCAAATCCGGTCGTGAAGTCGTTAGCCTGATGCAAACACTAGCAAAAGAACAAGGTTGCACCATTCTACTGGTGACTCATGACAACCGCATTTTGGATATTGCCGATCGCATTGTTCACATGGAAGATGGACACTTAATAAGTGATACTGCCAAGGTTGCAGCGGTTATTTAG
- a CDS encoding WD40 repeat domain-containing protein, with product MKNLKQLSWKNALALAVMATVATGAIAKLPSTAQPSTQPSSTTPTTSNSRDFAPIYNLSGHNSDVTFLTFNTNSQVLVSHSPGTAIKLWNLKTGKLLRTLNEKVYAAGVVAITPDTQTLVTVDRKAQDNDKTIKVWNLKTNKLLRTLNGHSQPVNHLEISADGQTLVSASNDKKVLVWNLKTGKRLQTINPQSTPIRSIALSPNSQILATGGGEYVDQNTSTDTSIQLWDLKTGKLLGTLEGQTSPISSIAIAPDGQTLVSVADSIKIWNLRTKQLLHTLPGGSASISISPDGQKLVTAAWDHSVKLWNLRTGTLLKTLFEPSINDQNLGRIYTTSISFSPDGKTIAIGSGGVLSTFGISVLRGSF from the coding sequence ATGAAAAATCTCAAGCAATTGTCTTGGAAAAACGCGCTCGCTCTGGCTGTTATGGCAACAGTTGCCACAGGCGCGATCGCTAAACTCCCGTCAACAGCCCAACCCTCAACCCAACCCAGCTCAACAACACCGACAACCTCTAACTCCAGAGACTTTGCGCCAATCTACAATTTAAGCGGGCATAACAGCGATGTTACTTTTCTAACCTTCAATACGAATAGTCAAGTCCTGGTCAGCCATAGCCCTGGTACGGCAATCAAGCTGTGGAACCTCAAAACAGGTAAGCTGCTGCGTACCCTGAATGAAAAAGTATATGCCGCCGGTGTCGTTGCAATTACTCCCGATACCCAAACCTTGGTGACTGTTGACCGTAAGGCACAGGATAATGACAAAACGATTAAGGTGTGGAATCTGAAAACGAATAAACTTCTTCGCACCTTGAACGGTCATTCACAACCAGTCAATCACCTTGAAATCAGTGCCGATGGGCAAACTTTAGTCAGTGCCAGTAATGACAAGAAAGTGTTGGTGTGGAACCTGAAAACAGGCAAACGGCTACAGACTATCAATCCCCAATCAACCCCGATTCGGTCGATTGCCCTCAGCCCAAACAGTCAGATACTCGCGACTGGCGGTGGAGAATATGTGGATCAAAATACCAGTACGGACACCAGCATTCAGCTATGGGATCTCAAGACAGGAAAACTGCTGGGTACTCTCGAAGGACAGACTAGCCCAATTAGTTCCATTGCGATCGCTCCCGATGGGCAGACGCTTGTCAGCGTTGCAGATTCCATCAAGATATGGAACTTGAGAACAAAGCAGCTTCTCCACACCTTACCCGGAGGTTCCGCTTCCATTTCAATTAGCCCTGATGGACAGAAGCTGGTTACGGCTGCTTGGGATCACTCAGTCAAGTTGTGGAATTTGCGGACTGGAACGCTACTTAAAACACTGTTTGAGCCTTCTATTAACGACCAAAATCTTGGTCGCATATACACAACCAGTATTTCCTTTAGCCCGGATGGCAAAACGATTGCCATCGGTTCTGGGGGTGTTTTGTCCACTTTTGGAATCAGTGTTTTGCGGGGGTCTTTTTGA
- a CDS encoding TetR/AcrR family transcriptional regulator yields the protein MRRTKMTEPKQDGLAEKAEQILTGAMQEFLVHGYAATSMDRVAKTAGVSKPTVYTYFQDKEGLFTALVQRFAQRKFSIIQRFLPSEGDAFVVLRQLLTKALNEIICDGEEIALLRLIIGESGRFPELAQIFVRTLVKPGVETLSQYLASSPNLKIADPEATARIFLGALVHFMMVQKMLHGQDILPMESDRLIDSLMNLLKESEA from the coding sequence ATGAGACGGACGAAGATGACGGAACCGAAGCAGGATGGGTTAGCAGAGAAAGCCGAACAGATATTGACAGGCGCAATGCAAGAGTTTCTGGTGCATGGCTATGCCGCGACTAGCATGGATCGGGTGGCGAAGACGGCTGGCGTATCCAAACCAACGGTTTACACCTACTTTCAAGATAAAGAAGGACTGTTCACTGCCCTCGTCCAACGGTTTGCTCAAAGAAAGTTTTCCATCATCCAACGTTTTCTGCCGTCGGAAGGAGATGCTTTCGTGGTGCTGCGGCAGCTATTAACGAAGGCACTGAATGAGATCATTTGCGATGGTGAAGAAATTGCCCTGTTGCGGCTAATTATTGGCGAGTCTGGACGCTTTCCCGAACTGGCGCAAATCTTTGTTCGCACGTTGGTAAAACCGGGCGTTGAAACATTGAGCCAGTATCTGGCATCGAGTCCAAACTTAAAGATTGCCGATCCCGAAGCAACCGCACGTATTTTTTTAGGTGCATTAGTTCATTTCATGATGGTACAGAAAATGCTTCACGGTCAGGATATTCTGCCGATGGAGAGCGATCGCCTGATCGATAGCTTAATGAATCTTCTCAAGGAATCCGAAGCTTGA
- a CDS encoding ABC exporter membrane fusion protein, giving the protein MQEVAAGNPSSKRLSRPLTLLAIAATLATGGVMAYTVWAGRIQQSSTTPSTAISTPQIKTVTALGRLEPEGEAIALSAPTSAEGNRVDQLLVKEGDRVRKGQAIAILNSRDRLQASVMQAQEQVRVAQAKLEQVRAGAKTGEIQAQRSQIAQLEAERVGDLNAQAATIARLEAEVQNAQVEYQRYALLYQNGAVSASQRDSKRLTLTTAQKQLQEAQAARDRTRNSRQQQLNEARATLDRIAEVRPVDVQVAQADVRQALAAVEQAKANLEQASVRSPQDGQILKIYTRPGELISNDGIAEIGRTQQMFAIAEVYQSDIKKIRPGQTAQVSSDSIDSELIGTVEQVGYKVLRQDIVNSDPSANIDGRIVEVKIRLDAGSSSKAARLTNQQVKVVIEL; this is encoded by the coding sequence ATGCAAGAAGTGGCAGCAGGTAATCCATCCTCTAAACGTCTTTCTCGACCACTGACTCTGCTGGCGATCGCTGCAACCTTGGCAACAGGTGGAGTGATGGCATATACCGTTTGGGCGGGGCGTATCCAGCAATCCAGTACGACCCCATCCACAGCGATCAGTACGCCCCAAATCAAAACCGTGACGGCGTTGGGACGGCTAGAGCCAGAAGGGGAAGCGATCGCGCTTTCTGCACCAACATCTGCTGAGGGGAATCGAGTAGATCAACTGTTAGTCAAGGAAGGCGATCGCGTTCGCAAAGGACAAGCAATTGCGATACTCAACAGTCGCGATCGCCTCCAGGCATCTGTAATGCAGGCACAAGAACAGGTGCGAGTTGCCCAAGCCAAACTGGAGCAGGTGCGTGCGGGAGCCAAGACGGGCGAAATCCAGGCGCAACGCTCCCAGATTGCCCAACTAGAAGCTGAACGTGTCGGCGACTTGAACGCGCAAGCCGCTACCATTGCCCGTCTGGAAGCGGAAGTGCAAAATGCACAGGTGGAGTATCAGCGCTACGCATTGCTTTACCAGAACGGAGCGGTTTCGGCATCCCAGCGCGATAGTAAGCGACTGACACTGACAACTGCCCAAAAGCAACTCCAAGAAGCGCAAGCTGCCCGCGATCGCACTCGGAATTCTCGCCAACAGCAACTGAATGAAGCCCGCGCCACCCTGGATCGAATTGCAGAGGTGCGTCCAGTAGATGTGCAGGTAGCCCAAGCCGATGTCAGACAAGCCTTAGCAGCCGTTGAGCAAGCCAAAGCAAACTTAGAGCAGGCATCCGTGCGATCACCTCAAGATGGTCAAATCCTCAAAATCTACACCCGTCCTGGCGAACTAATTAGCAATGACGGGATTGCCGAAATTGGGCGAACGCAGCAGATGTTTGCGATTGCAGAGGTTTATCAGAGTGACATCAAGAAAATCCGTCCAGGACAAACGGCGCAGGTGAGCAGTGACTCGATTGACAGCGAACTCATCGGTACTGTCGAACAGGTTGGCTACAAAGTGCTGCGCCAAGACATTGTAAATAGCGATCCGTCCGCCAATATTGATGGGCGCATTGTAGAAGTAAAAATCCGTCTGGATGCAGGCTCAAGTAGCAAGGCTGCCCGACTAACCAATCAGCAAGTTAAGGTGGTCATTGAATTATGA
- a CDS encoding ABC transporter ATP-binding protein, translating to MTFPLKASLKSRENPPKMVKRSIYQHWLVRIVLRSISYFRRDFWLIVTLLFLIGASVLCNLLNAWPMAILVDTVLSPTPKPNWIHRLFLAPFGEGKLNQIFGMAFVAMLIRILSDSVMMLRKMLNYRIQYNGTLRVRTELYDKMQALSLGWHGSRSQGDAIYRLSYDSLGPWGVIDTLIGSTAASVTLTAMIWIMLSRHVLLTVFALSFTPLLLLANWYFEGRIRRRAFESKQTDAIMTSTMQQAIELIGLIQSFRREATESRRFTRVVDRSVAASMRLHWQENLYPLAVQVVFALGSGVIFGYGGYLVYRDQFLRQVPNGLTLGDLIVFLAYLNQFWDPIGWVLGFTTKIQTFVASCDRVFTVIDEPPTIKDEPDARSLPVHPRTLTLSNVSFEYIPERPVLRGIDATIEPGQMVAFLGPSGTGKSTLLNLLPRFYDPTGGSVQLDGFDIRTLKVADVRKHMALVTQGSPLFPGTIAENITYGCEEATLQEIREAAVESGAAEFIEALPERYDTMLSEGGQNLSGGQRQRLAIARALATKAPILILDEPTSSLDLKHEQWVIETLQRLRRKRTIILVTHRLETAVDCDRIFVMQEGEIVEEGTHDELLSQKGLYFRMLGYKPSST from the coding sequence ATGACTTTTCCACTCAAAGCATCTTTAAAAAGCCGGGAAAATCCGCCAAAAATGGTGAAGCGGTCAATATACCAACATTGGTTGGTGCGGATCGTCCTCCGGTCTATTTCTTACTTTCGCAGGGACTTCTGGCTGATCGTCACGCTCTTATTTTTGATCGGGGCATCGGTGCTTTGCAACCTTCTCAACGCTTGGCCTATGGCGATTCTAGTTGATACGGTTCTCTCCCCCACCCCAAAACCTAACTGGATTCATCGGCTGTTTCTTGCCCCGTTTGGTGAAGGCAAGCTGAACCAAATTTTCGGAATGGCGTTCGTGGCGATGCTCATCAGGATACTGAGCGATAGCGTCATGATGCTCCGTAAGATGTTGAACTACCGCATCCAGTACAACGGAACCTTGCGGGTTCGCACCGAACTCTACGACAAAATGCAGGCGCTGAGTCTCGGCTGGCACGGTTCGCGATCGCAGGGGGACGCCATCTATCGGTTGAGCTACGATAGCCTCGGCCCTTGGGGGGTGATCGATACGCTGATCGGCTCTACCGCTGCATCGGTGACGCTGACGGCGATGATCTGGATCATGCTGTCGCGCCATGTCCTTCTCACCGTGTTCGCACTTTCATTCACGCCGCTTCTGTTACTCGCGAACTGGTACTTCGAGGGAAGGATTCGGCGTCGGGCGTTTGAGTCGAAGCAGACCGATGCGATCATGACCTCAACCATGCAACAAGCGATAGAGTTGATCGGACTCATCCAGTCTTTCCGTCGAGAAGCGACGGAGTCGCGGCGCTTCACGCGGGTGGTCGATCGCAGCGTCGCTGCCTCCATGCGGCTCCATTGGCAGGAAAACCTGTATCCGCTCGCGGTTCAGGTCGTCTTCGCTCTGGGAAGCGGGGTAATCTTCGGCTACGGAGGGTATCTGGTCTATCGCGACCAGTTTTTGCGCCAGGTGCCGAACGGCCTGACCCTCGGCGATCTGATCGTATTCTTGGCGTACCTTAATCAGTTCTGGGACCCAATCGGTTGGGTGTTGGGGTTCACGACCAAGATCCAGACATTCGTAGCCTCATGCGATCGCGTCTTTACGGTCATTGACGAGCCACCCACCATCAAGGACGAGCCTGATGCGCGATCGCTTCCCGTCCATCCCCGCACCCTAACCCTTTCTAACGTAAGCTTTGAGTACATCCCTGAGCGACCCGTGTTACGGGGAATCGATGCAACTATTGAACCGGGTCAGATGGTAGCGTTTTTGGGTCCAAGCGGCACAGGAAAAAGCACGCTGCTCAATCTCTTGCCGCGCTTCTACGACCCGACAGGGGGCAGCGTCCAACTCGACGGTTTCGATATCCGCACCCTTAAGGTTGCCGATGTCCGCAAACACATGGCGCTGGTCACGCAAGGCAGTCCGCTTTTCCCCGGAACGATTGCGGAAAATATTACCTACGGCTGCGAGGAAGCGACCTTGCAAGAGATTCGGGAGGCGGCGGTGGAATCCGGGGCGGCTGAGTTCATCGAAGCCTTGCCGGAGCGGTACGATACGATGCTCAGCGAGGGCGGACAGAACCTTTCCGGCGGACAGCGGCAGCGTTTAGCGATCGCGCGGGCGCTAGCGACGAAGGCTCCGATCCTCATCCTCGACGAACCGACGAGTTCGCTGGATTTGAAGCACGAGCAATGGGTGATAGAAACCCTCCAGCGTCTGCGTCGCAAAAGAACCATTATCTTAGTGACACACCGACTCGAAACCGCCGTAGACTGCGATCGCATTTTTGTCATGCAAGAGGGCGAGATTGTCGAAGAAGGCACTCATGATGAACTTCTATCCCAAAAAGGACTCTACTTCCGAATGTTGGGCTACAAGCCATCCTCGACCTGA
- a CDS encoding DUF262 domain-containing protein — translation MTELKNLNTEFPDEDTEIDDNIWSESGEEDVEPEEEEIDEPFDPTKIRVDTQQITIGLIVRKIKSDEIDLTPEFQRQAVWNNIAKSRLIESILIRIPIPSFYIDATNEAKWLVIDGLQRLTTLKEFILDKQLKLTGLQSFTQFNGKIYDEIPRNYQRRIEETPLTVILIEKGTPSEFKQAIFERINTSAVALSAQEIRHALNQGKATKLLERLAVSVEFERATDKGIKANRMADRECILRVLTFLINSKGEVLKNKTFNKLLDKTMVEINHMSDEKIRLLENEFLRLMNVAFEIFGKDAFRKLSKEIRYPLNKALFEAWSVNLHKLSEEQVKLLKQREDVLKQKIIDFTNDGNFDNPIYSSKGNIKIALRRMSDIEHIIEAVLS, via the coding sequence GTGACAGAGCTGAAGAACCTAAACACAGAATTCCCGGACGAAGACACTGAAATCGATGATAATATCTGGAGCGAATCAGGAGAAGAAGATGTTGAGCCAGAAGAAGAGGAAATAGATGAGCCATTTGACCCCACTAAAATTAGGGTTGACACTCAACAAATAACTATTGGCTTAATAGTTAGAAAGATTAAGTCTGATGAAATTGATTTGACTCCTGAATTTCAACGCCAAGCCGTTTGGAATAACATTGCTAAAAGTAGACTTATTGAGTCCATTCTCATTCGTATCCCAATACCATCATTCTACATTGATGCTACTAATGAAGCTAAATGGTTAGTTATAGATGGTCTCCAAAGGCTAACTACTTTAAAAGAGTTTATCCTAGATAAGCAACTTAAGCTAACTGGCTTACAGTCCTTTACTCAATTTAACGGCAAGATATATGATGAAATACCACGTAATTACCAGCGACGTATAGAAGAAACACCTCTCACAGTTATACTGATTGAAAAAGGTACACCTTCTGAATTTAAGCAGGCTATTTTTGAACGTATTAATACAAGTGCAGTAGCTCTATCAGCCCAGGAGATACGTCATGCTTTAAATCAAGGTAAAGCAACAAAATTGCTAGAGAGACTAGCTGTTTCAGTTGAATTTGAAAGAGCAACTGATAAGGGGATTAAAGCTAACAGAATGGCTGACCGTGAGTGTATTCTCAGAGTTCTAACATTTTTAATAAATTCTAAGGGCGAAGTCTTGAAAAATAAAACATTTAATAAATTACTTGATAAAACAATGGTCGAGATCAATCATATGTCTGACGAGAAAATAAGATTACTTGAAAATGAATTTCTGCGGTTGATGAACGTAGCTTTTGAAATTTTTGGTAAAGATGCTTTTCGTAAATTATCAAAAGAAATACGATACCCACTTAATAAAGCATTATTTGAAGCTTGGTCTGTTAATTTACATAAGCTGAGTGAAGAACAAGTTAAACTGCTCAAGCAGAGAGAGGATGTTTTAAAACAAAAAATCATAGATTTTACTAATGATGGCAACTTTGATAATCCTATTTATAGTAGTAAAGGAAATATCAAGATTGCATTGCGTAGAATGAGTGATATTGAACATATCATAGAGGCAGTATTGTCATGA
- the devC gene encoding ABC transporter permease DevC — protein MIGFQQLQRRTPLGWLQLSHQKGKLVVACAGVVFADVLMLMQLGFQSALFNSAVLVHNSVRADVVLLSPQARNLSNMSSFPRRRLYQSMDIPGVQSAEALYANMVNWKHPTTQRETSMLMLGFDPNSSVFEQPDINQQLNLIKLPNTVLFDSGSRGDYKAAIAQLEQNQPLKTEIERHSVTVAGKIRIGSSFGADGHLVTSDQNFLRLFPRRQASSVSVGLLQLQPGTDPVQTVQALKAHLPNDVQVLTRQEFIEFERSYWAKNTPIGFIFNLGVTMGFIVGVIIVYQVLSTDVNAHMGEYATFKAMGYRNRYLLMVVFEEAVILAIIGFIPSIAISAGLYRLTRNATNLPLYMTVARGIFVLMLTMVMCTLSGAIATRKLQSADPADMF, from the coding sequence ATGATTGGCTTCCAACAACTCCAACGCCGGACACCGTTAGGATGGCTGCAACTGAGTCATCAAAAAGGAAAACTGGTCGTAGCGTGTGCCGGTGTTGTGTTTGCAGATGTCTTGATGTTGATGCAGTTGGGGTTTCAGAGTGCGCTATTCAACAGTGCCGTTTTAGTCCACAATAGCGTTCGCGCCGATGTCGTTCTGCTCAGCCCTCAAGCTCGCAATCTATCAAATATGTCGTCCTTCCCGCGACGGCGTTTGTACCAGTCGATGGATATTCCAGGCGTTCAGTCTGCGGAAGCACTCTACGCCAACATGGTGAACTGGAAGCATCCGACCACCCAGCGCGAAACCAGTATGCTGATGTTGGGATTTGACCCTAACAGCTCAGTCTTTGAGCAACCAGACATTAACCAACAATTAAACCTGATTAAGCTGCCTAACACAGTTTTGTTTGACAGCGGTAGCCGTGGAGACTACAAAGCAGCGATCGCGCAACTCGAACAAAACCAGCCACTGAAGACAGAAATTGAGCGCCATAGTGTTACCGTTGCTGGCAAAATTCGCATCGGGTCTTCCTTTGGTGCAGACGGACACCTGGTTACTAGCGACCAAAACTTTCTGCGGCTGTTTCCCCGCAGACAGGCAAGCAGCGTCAGCGTCGGCTTACTGCAACTGCAACCCGGAACCGATCCAGTGCAAACGGTACAAGCTTTGAAAGCACACTTGCCGAATGATGTTCAGGTTTTGACTCGGCAGGAATTTATCGAGTTTGAAAGAAGCTACTGGGCAAAGAATACACCGATTGGATTTATTTTTAACTTGGGCGTGACAATGGGCTTCATTGTTGGCGTCATCATCGTCTACCAAGTTCTCTCAACAGATGTGAATGCACACATGGGAGAATACGCCACTTTCAAGGCAATGGGCTATCGCAATCGCTACCTACTCATGGTGGTGTTTGAAGAAGCCGTTATCTTGGCAATCATCGGCTTTATCCCTAGTATTGCCATTTCCGCAGGATTGTATCGCCTGACTCGTAATGCGACGAATTTGCCTCTGTACATGACTGTGGCGCGAGGAATTTTCGTGTTGATGTTAACGATGGTGATGTGTACCCTTTCTGGAGCGATCGCTACCCGCAAATTGCAATCCGCTGACCCGGCTGATATGTTTTAG
- a CDS encoding SDR family oxidoreductase, with translation MATYLVTGANRGIGYEYCRQLQARGERVIAICRSASEELKQLGVQVEEGIDITSDASVADLRDRLRNTPIDVLINNAGIIKRVTLENLDFESIREQFEVNALGPLRVTHALLPLLKAGSKIALMTSRMGSIADNTSGSSYGYRMSKVALSMAGRSLSLDLKPRAIAVAILHPGLVQSRMTNFTGITPEESVKGLLARIDELTLENTGTFWHANGEMLPW, from the coding sequence ATGGCAACTTATCTGGTTACGGGTGCTAATCGGGGGATTGGTTACGAATATTGCCGCCAACTGCAAGCGCGGGGAGAGCGAGTAATTGCCATTTGTCGCAGTGCTTCTGAGGAGTTGAAGCAGCTAGGGGTGCAGGTTGAGGAGGGGATTGATATTACCTCTGATGCATCGGTTGCTGATTTACGCGATCGCCTTCGTAACACTCCAATCGATGTTTTGATTAATAATGCCGGAATTATCAAGCGCGTGACGCTGGAAAACTTGGATTTTGAGAGCATTCGAGAGCAGTTTGAAGTGAATGCGCTGGGGCCTTTACGAGTAACTCATGCGCTATTGCCACTTCTAAAAGCAGGTTCCAAGATTGCGCTGATGACAAGTCGGATGGGGTCAATTGCAGACAATACCTCTGGCAGTTCCTATGGCTATCGGATGTCTAAAGTGGCGTTGTCGATGGCTGGCAGGTCGCTATCTCTCGATCTCAAACCCCGTGCGATCGCAGTGGCAATTCTCCATCCCGGTTTAGTTCAAAGTCGTATGACGAACTTTACTGGCATTACGCCGGAAGAGTCGGTGAAGGGGTTGTTGGCTCGAATTGATGAGTTGACGCTGGAGAACACAGGCACTTTTTGGCACGCGAATGGAGAGATGCTGCCTTGGTAG
- a CDS encoding pseudouridine synthase, whose protein sequence is MHEKIDTRERLSTEVAKGIQNYWYEGRCPQSGELLRLPRTPEAEAIARSLMEHLANNDPYSDEGKMYGILLVELPNGEQQILKAFSGLLNGNRTSEGWVPPIPGRDEVALEEACTLAQLEAIKQELITLKQLPEWQQYETLSRKFAQQLQEMSDRHQECKQQRHRKRQLLCETLTGEALTIALEELDEESRQHGIERRMLKRQQNEVLQPLKELIEATQARMRELKQQRKELSRELQTQMHAAYSLTNFAGESLSLQELMPGGSMPTGTGDCCAPKLLHYAATHGLKPLAMAEFWWGSSSADGDKMQGAFYGACAERCQPLMGFLLSGWEASPPLPPPVPPFKKRGAQEGESPSPIRGGLWGEVPIVYEDEWLIAVNKPAGFLSVPGRYHHTFDSVLSRLRHLLPDGMAIASVHRLDRETSGILLLARDRQTHRQMSQQFQQRQVYKVYEALLSGSVTIEQGEIALPLWGDPENRPYQKVDERGKPSLTRFQVIAREGDWTRIEFIPLTGRTHQLRVHAADSQGLGVTILGDRLYGCRATVSRLHLHARELRFVHPQSGQPLHLQTKTPF, encoded by the coding sequence GTGCATGAGAAAATAGATACCCGCGAGAGACTATCTACAGAGGTTGCCAAAGGTATTCAAAACTATTGGTATGAAGGGCGCTGTCCTCAAAGTGGTGAACTACTGAGACTACCCCGCACTCCGGAAGCAGAAGCGATCGCTAGAAGTTTAATGGAACACCTTGCCAACAACGATCCTTATTCTGATGAAGGCAAGATGTATGGCATCCTGCTGGTTGAACTGCCGAATGGCGAACAACAGATACTTAAAGCTTTCTCCGGTCTTCTCAATGGTAATCGTACAAGTGAGGGCTGGGTGCCGCCAATTCCGGGACGAGATGAAGTTGCCCTAGAAGAAGCTTGCACTTTAGCCCAACTGGAGGCGATTAAGCAGGAATTGATTACCCTAAAGCAACTTCCAGAATGGCAGCAGTACGAAACCCTGTCTCGCAAGTTTGCACAGCAGTTGCAAGAAATGAGCGATCGCCATCAAGAATGCAAGCAGCAACGACACCGAAAACGTCAGCTACTCTGCGAAACGCTGACTGGAGAGGCGCTAACGATTGCCCTCGAAGAACTTGACGAAGAAAGTCGTCAGCATGGAATTGAGCGACGAATGCTCAAACGCCAGCAGAATGAAGTGTTGCAGCCACTCAAGGAATTGATTGAAGCAACCCAAGCACGGATGCGCGAACTTAAACAACAGCGCAAAGAACTATCCCGCGAATTGCAGACTCAGATGCACGCGGCGTATAGCCTGACGAATTTTGCAGGAGAGTCTCTATCGTTGCAGGAATTGATGCCAGGAGGTTCGATGCCCACTGGAACCGGAGACTGTTGCGCCCCTAAGCTGCTGCACTATGCGGCAACGCATGGACTGAAACCGCTGGCAATGGCAGAGTTTTGGTGGGGGTCATCCTCAGCCGATGGTGACAAAATGCAGGGAGCATTTTATGGAGCCTGTGCTGAACGCTGTCAGCCACTGATGGGGTTTTTACTATCAGGATGGGAAGCCTCCCCCCCTTTGCCTCCCCCCGTGCCCCCCTTTAAAAAGAGGGGGGCACAGGAGGGGGAAAGCCCCTCCCCTATTAGGGGAGGGCTTTGGGGAGAGGTTCCCATTGTTTATGAAGATGAATGGCTGATTGCGGTGAACAAACCCGCAGGGTTCCTATCAGTACCTGGTCGTTATCACCACACCTTTGATAGCGTCCTCAGTCGCTTGCGTCATCTGTTACCGGATGGCATGGCGATCGCATCTGTGCATCGTCTGGATCGAGAAACATCTGGTATTCTCTTGCTGGCACGCGATCGCCAAACCCATCGCCAGATGAGTCAGCAGTTTCAGCAGCGGCAAGTTTACAAGGTTTACGAAGCCTTACTTTCCGGTTCTGTGACAATTGAGCAAGGTGAGATCGCACTCCCTTTATGGGGAGATCCAGAAAATCGTCCTTATCAGAAAGTCGATGAACGCGGTAAACCTAGCTTGACTCGCTTCCAAGTTATCGCCAGGGAAGGCGATTGGACTCGCATAGAGTTTATCCCCCTAACCGGACGCACCCATCAGCTACGGGTTCACGCAGCCGATTCGCAAGGGCTTGGGGTAACGATATTAGGCGATCGCCTTTATGGATGTCGTGCAACTGTCAGTCGGTTACATCTGCACGCTAGAGAACTTCGCTTTGTGCATCCGCAATCTGGACAACCTTTGCATTTACAAACAAAGACACCGTTTTGA